Proteins found in one Cobetia sp. L2A1 genomic segment:
- the surE gene encoding 5'/3'-nucleotidase SurE: MRKILLSNDDGVHAPGLKALHDALVGQARIRVVAPDRDRSGASNSLTLSRPLMLSAMDNGFYSVDGTPADCVYLGVNGIWDEKPDIVISGINHGANLGDDVLYSGTVAAAMEGRSLGMSAIAMSLCGKTHFETAGRVAASLVGASETLALPPRSLLNVNVPDLPWSEIRGFRVTRQGHRGPAGAPIAVHDPRGRTRYWIALAGEGIDGGDDTDFAAVAAGYVSITPLMTDLTSHSARHDVEQWLEALT; the protein is encoded by the coding sequence ATGCGCAAGATTTTGCTTTCCAATGACGATGGAGTGCATGCCCCGGGCCTGAAGGCGTTACATGATGCATTGGTGGGGCAGGCGCGTATTCGCGTTGTCGCGCCAGATCGTGATCGCTCCGGGGCCAGTAACTCGTTGACACTCAGTCGCCCACTGATGCTGTCGGCGATGGACAACGGCTTTTATAGCGTCGACGGTACGCCAGCGGACTGTGTCTATCTCGGCGTCAATGGTATTTGGGATGAGAAGCCGGATATCGTGATTTCTGGAATCAACCATGGTGCCAATCTTGGCGATGACGTGTTGTATTCAGGCACCGTGGCGGCAGCGATGGAAGGGCGCTCGCTCGGCATGTCAGCGATAGCGATGTCGCTGTGCGGCAAGACCCATTTCGAGACCGCTGGTCGCGTGGCCGCTAGCCTCGTCGGCGCTTCCGAGACATTGGCCCTGCCCCCGCGCTCGCTGCTCAACGTCAATGTGCCAGACCTGCCATGGAGCGAGATTCGTGGCTTCCGTGTCACACGGCAGGGACATCGTGGTCCGGCGGGGGCGCCTATCGCAGTGCATGATCCTCGTGGGCGCACTCGCTACTGGATCGCCTTGGCGGGTGAAGGCATTGATGGTGGTGACGATACTGATTTTGCTGCCGTGGCAGCAGGTTATGTCTCCATCACACCATTGATGACGGACCTGACCTCCCATTCTGCTCGACATGATGTTGAGCAGTGGCTTGAAGCGCTGACCTAA
- the truD gene encoding tRNA pseudouridine(13) synthase TruD: MSEALFTAALAQLKLAGSEAWVKEAELMQRWPHAHGGPLGTGHFRQSPEDFQVTELMDFVPEGHGEHQWLWVEKRGLTTDDLCRHLASLCEVAPRDIGIAGLKDKQAVTQQWVSVWLPGREAPASLTDSLAELGVRVLASVRHPRKLKRGVHRGNRFALKVSGEAIAHPGFETRWATLIREGVPNYFGPQRFGHQGHNLGRARAVLARGWRKRDDRSGMLLSTARSFLFNEVLAARITAHCWTTALTGEVFSLNGTGSRFVTDGSEAADTLAERLASGDIHPTGPLWGTGRLETHAQVAELEQALPACWPQLCAGLEQAGVKTERRPLRLIPSQPRLEWDVTPAMANESGADASVWLHFDLPRGSFATGLLRELITHPLL, from the coding sequence ATGTCTGAGGCGCTATTTACGGCGGCACTCGCCCAGCTTAAATTGGCCGGCAGTGAAGCCTGGGTCAAGGAAGCTGAGTTGATGCAACGCTGGCCGCATGCACATGGTGGACCGCTTGGCACAGGCCATTTTCGTCAATCACCGGAAGACTTTCAGGTCACCGAACTGATGGACTTCGTGCCGGAAGGGCATGGCGAACACCAGTGGCTATGGGTCGAGAAACGTGGCTTGACCACGGATGATCTATGTCGCCACTTGGCAAGTCTGTGTGAGGTCGCGCCGCGTGATATCGGTATCGCAGGCCTCAAGGACAAGCAAGCCGTAACACAGCAGTGGGTGTCGGTGTGGCTGCCGGGACGTGAAGCGCCGGCTTCACTCACTGATTCACTGGCGGAGCTTGGCGTGCGCGTACTTGCCAGTGTGCGCCACCCACGCAAACTCAAGCGTGGCGTGCATCGCGGTAATCGCTTTGCGCTCAAGGTCAGCGGTGAGGCCATTGCACATCCTGGCTTCGAGACGCGCTGGGCGACCTTGATTCGTGAGGGCGTGCCCAACTATTTCGGCCCGCAGCGGTTTGGCCATCAAGGTCATAACCTTGGGCGTGCTCGCGCGGTACTGGCGAGGGGCTGGCGCAAGCGTGATGATCGCAGCGGCATGCTGCTATCTACCGCACGCAGCTTCCTGTTCAACGAGGTACTGGCCGCACGTATCACCGCGCATTGCTGGACCACGGCGCTGACCGGAGAGGTGTTTTCACTCAATGGTACCGGTTCTCGCTTCGTGACCGATGGAAGCGAAGCTGCTGACACATTGGCGGAGCGCTTGGCGAGTGGCGATATCCATCCTACTGGACCGTTATGGGGAACCGGACGTCTTGAGACGCATGCGCAGGTCGCTGAACTTGAGCAGGCGCTGCCGGCGTGCTGGCCACAGTTGTGTGCCGGGCTTGAACAGGCTGGAGTCAAAACCGAGCGTCGTCCGCTGCGTCTGATACCGAGCCAGCCACGCCTTGAGTGGGATGTGACACCGGCCATGGCCAATGAATCGGGGGCGGATGCCAGTGTCTGGCTGCACTTTGATTTGCCGCGCGGCAGCTTTGCGACCGGCCTGTTGCGTGAGCTGATCACGCATCCGTTGTTGTAA
- the ispF gene encoding 2-C-methyl-D-erythritol 2,4-cyclodiphosphate synthase: MRIGHGFDVHRFGDGDHLMIGGVKIAYDHGFVAHSDGDVLLHALCDALLGACAMGDIGKHFPDTDSEWSGADSRGLLRHVVGLVHAAGFGVGNVDLTLMAQAPKMAPHIEAMRTVIAQDLAVPMAVVNVKATTTEQLGFTGRKEGIAAEAVVLLGVLPTGRGEQHV, from the coding sequence CTGCGTATTGGCCATGGCTTCGATGTGCATCGCTTTGGTGATGGCGATCACCTGATGATTGGCGGCGTGAAGATTGCCTACGATCACGGCTTTGTCGCTCACTCCGATGGTGATGTGCTTCTGCATGCCTTGTGCGATGCATTGCTGGGGGCGTGTGCAATGGGTGATATCGGCAAACACTTTCCCGATACCGACAGTGAGTGGTCGGGGGCGGATAGTCGTGGCCTGCTGCGCCATGTCGTGGGTCTAGTGCATGCTGCGGGCTTCGGTGTCGGTAATGTCGATCTCACGCTGATGGCCCAGGCGCCAAAGATGGCACCACATATCGAGGCGATGCGCACTGTCATCGCACAGGATCTCGCTGTGCCGATGGCCGTCGTCAACGTCAAGGCCACGACCACCGAGCAATTGGGTTTCACTGGTCGCAAGGAAGGCATCGCTGCTGAGGCAGTAGTGCTGTTGGGTGTATTGCCGACGGGTCGTGGAGAGCAGCATGTCTGA
- the ispD gene encoding 2-C-methyl-D-erythritol 4-phosphate cytidylyltransferase: MTLSASAPSVRVWYLVPAAGVGSRMQADRPKQYLELSPECCVLEATLATLKRALPDAGLCLVLGADDGYFSPSMVPWQDWLRADGGTERANSVLSGLECLSQIANDDDLILVHDVARPCVREDDIRTLVAAAQQAEDGAILAAPASDTMKRAAASSSSDSPQISHTESRVGLWHALTPQAFRLGLLRTALRDALASNPLLITDEASALEACGRAPMLVVGARDNLKITHPEDLAMACLLLAAREVLADRSRTPA; the protein is encoded by the coding sequence ATGACGCTGAGTGCCTCGGCCCCGTCAGTACGCGTATGGTACCTGGTGCCTGCTGCTGGTGTGGGGAGTCGTATGCAAGCAGATCGACCCAAGCAGTATCTTGAACTCTCGCCTGAATGTTGCGTGCTTGAGGCGACGCTTGCCACCCTCAAGCGTGCACTGCCTGATGCTGGCCTGTGTCTGGTACTGGGTGCGGATGATGGCTACTTCTCACCATCAATGGTGCCGTGGCAGGACTGGCTGCGGGCCGATGGCGGTACTGAACGGGCCAACAGCGTACTCTCTGGCCTTGAGTGTCTGAGCCAGATCGCCAACGATGATGACCTCATACTGGTGCACGATGTCGCGCGCCCCTGTGTGCGTGAAGACGATATCCGCACACTGGTCGCTGCCGCACAGCAGGCCGAAGATGGGGCCATCCTGGCGGCGCCTGCCAGCGATACGATGAAGCGTGCCGCTGCCAGTTCCTCAAGCGATAGCCCGCAGATCTCGCATACCGAATCACGTGTTGGCCTGTGGCATGCACTCACGCCGCAGGCCTTCCGGTTGGGATTACTCCGCACAGCGCTGCGTGATGCACTGGCATCGAATCCCTTGCTGATCACAGACGAAGCATCGGCACTGGAGGCATGTGGCCGTGCGCCGATGTTGGTCGTCGGTGCTCGCGATAATCTCAAGATCACTCATCCGGAAGACCTCGCCATGGCATGCCTGTTATTGGCGGCGCGCGAGGTACTTGCCGATCGTTCCCGGACGCCTGCCTGA
- the ftsB gene encoding cell division protein FtsB, which yields MLKWINISLLLLLVMLQYRLWWGENGITELFDIRARVQQLSREDAVLDNRNQRLGAEVVDLKNGLAAIEERSRNDLGMVRKDEQFLWVPNVAVPERKAPSPDEVADGALEGKGLEEGLPKVLNQ from the coding sequence ATGCTCAAATGGATCAATATCTCACTGCTATTACTGCTGGTAATGCTTCAGTACCGGTTGTGGTGGGGCGAAAATGGCATCACCGAACTATTCGATATTCGGGCGCGTGTGCAACAGCTCTCCAGGGAAGATGCGGTGCTGGATAATCGCAACCAGCGCTTGGGCGCCGAGGTGGTTGACCTCAAGAATGGTCTGGCGGCAATCGAGGAGCGTTCGCGCAACGATCTCGGCATGGTGCGCAAGGACGAGCAGTTCCTGTGGGTGCCCAATGTCGCGGTGCCCGAGCGTAAGGCGCCGTCACCTGACGAAGTGGCTGATGGTGCGCTGGAAGGCAAGGGGTTGGAAGAAGGATTGCCCAAGGTACTCAATCAATGA
- a CDS encoding NUDIX hydrolase, with protein MNYCSHCGETVRLGVPEGDDRMRYLCDSCGTIHYQNPRIIAGTLPVRDGKVLLCRRAIEPRLGYWTLPAGFMENAETMAEAAARETREEAGAEVDLKGLYTLIDLPHINQVYMLFRADLISDFSAGIESLEVALFAEEEIPWQSLAFPTMEVTLRRYFEDRKRQAQGVTGTADSYPMHTEQIDLETRERFFATTYLPG; from the coding sequence ATGAATTACTGCAGCCACTGTGGCGAGACGGTGCGTCTGGGGGTGCCAGAAGGTGATGATCGAATGCGCTATCTGTGCGATAGCTGCGGCACCATTCATTATCAGAACCCGCGCATCATTGCTGGCACATTGCCGGTACGTGACGGCAAGGTACTGCTGTGCCGTCGTGCCATAGAGCCGCGGTTAGGTTATTGGACGCTACCTGCCGGTTTCATGGAGAACGCCGAGACGATGGCAGAAGCCGCAGCGCGTGAAACCCGTGAAGAAGCGGGTGCCGAGGTCGATCTCAAGGGCCTCTATACGCTGATTGACCTGCCGCATATCAATCAGGTCTACATGTTGTTTCGGGCGGATCTGATCAGTGACTTTTCTGCCGGTATCGAGAGTCTCGAAGTCGCGCTGTTCGCAGAAGAAGAGATTCCCTGGCAGTCGCTGGCCTTCCCGACCATGGAAGTGACGTTGCGGCGATACTTCGAAGACCGCAAGCGTCAAGCCCAGGGCGTGACGGGTACTGCTGATAGTTATCCAATGCATACCGAGCAGATTGATCTTGAAACCCGTGAGCGCTTCTTTGCTACCACCTACCTGCCTGGCTGA
- a CDS encoding CoA pyrophosphatase produces MLEALRQRLQTYEPHISTSEQPRAAVLIALIDRPEPTLLLTRRASHLAQHPGQVAFPGGKAEPHDISLLATALREAEEEVALPPNEVDIFGQLSEVISLHGMAVTPFVGRIPADLPLCADPGEIEQIFEMPLSMLLRDERQHTDVITVGNEKWYVPSYRVADQVLWGLSAMMLVELMAIGFGHTISLQVPPPAGAPLRHLPPRPHTPVV; encoded by the coding sequence ATGCTAGAAGCCCTGCGCCAGCGTCTGCAAACATATGAACCGCACATCTCGACCAGCGAACAGCCTCGTGCTGCGGTGTTGATCGCGCTGATCGATCGCCCAGAACCGACGCTGCTACTGACGCGACGTGCCAGCCATCTTGCTCAGCACCCCGGTCAGGTCGCCTTTCCCGGCGGTAAAGCCGAGCCTCATGATATCAGTCTGCTGGCCACTGCGCTGCGCGAGGCCGAGGAGGAAGTTGCACTTCCACCAAACGAGGTTGATATCTTCGGTCAGCTCAGTGAGGTGATATCGCTGCACGGCATGGCGGTAACGCCCTTTGTAGGACGTATTCCGGCAGACCTGCCACTGTGCGCCGACCCTGGCGAGATTGAGCAGATTTTCGAGATGCCGCTGAGCATGCTACTCAGGGATGAGCGGCAACATACCGATGTCATCACCGTGGGTAACGAAAAGTGGTACGTGCCCAGCTATCGGGTGGCTGATCAAGTGCTGTGGGGCCTATCGGCGATGATGCTGGTAGAGCTAATGGCGATCGGTTTCGGCCATACCATCAGCCTGCAAGTTCCGCCGCCAGCCGGTGCTCCACTTCGCCATCTACCGCCGCGCCCTCACACGCCGGTTGTTTAG
- a CDS encoding 2OG-Fe(II) oxygenase, whose product MPAAPAPLLDPIALNCLIDELVEHGYSVRPNFLPIPLIRQLNDELSALETQQRLTAAGIGRGHAHDLRPDIRGDAIRWLDRESRAQRAYLEAMNVLKDELNRALYMGLFEYEAHFAHYPVGSFYRKHLDSFQGRGNRLISSVLYLNEQWPADAGGEIVLYDSQDDSREIRRITPEAGTFVCFLSEQMPHEVLPTSQSRASVTGWFRRNASQGNLVDPSR is encoded by the coding sequence ATGCCTGCTGCACCCGCCCCTCTGCTGGACCCCATCGCGTTAAATTGTCTGATCGACGAGCTGGTCGAGCACGGCTACAGCGTGCGCCCGAACTTTTTACCAATACCTTTGATCCGTCAGTTGAACGATGAGTTATCCGCACTGGAAACGCAGCAGCGTTTGACGGCAGCAGGCATCGGACGTGGGCACGCGCATGATCTTCGCCCTGATATTCGCGGTGATGCCATCCGCTGGCTGGATCGCGAATCGCGTGCTCAACGGGCATACCTGGAAGCGATGAATGTTCTCAAGGATGAGCTCAATCGCGCACTGTATATGGGCTTGTTCGAGTACGAAGCACACTTCGCTCACTATCCTGTCGGCAGCTTCTACCGTAAGCACCTGGACAGCTTCCAAGGCCGGGGCAATCGTCTGATCTCAAGCGTCTTGTACCTCAACGAGCAGTGGCCAGCCGATGCCGGTGGCGAGATAGTGTTGTACGACTCGCAGGACGACAGCCGAGAGATCAGGCGCATCACGCCAGAAGCAGGCACCTTCGTGTGCTTTCTATCCGAGCAGATGCCGCATGAGGTGCTGCCCACCAGCCAGTCACGCGCTAGCGTGACTGGCTGGTTCCGGCGAAATGCTTCGCAAGGCAATCTGGTTGATCCATCACGCTAA
- a CDS encoding MFS transporter encodes MPRHLLLMSLAPLLGLALLGIGNAMLTSLVPLRLSASGVSSEAIGLISSAYYLGLGLGALINDRLLLRIGHIRAYACFASLVAVAALAMGLSDHPVVWFLLRMMIGWALVGVYLVIESWLLSASDPAVRGRLLALYMIVLYGASVLGQLLLGVTAMLSLESAFMLVAMLAAASVLPLVLLPRVSPLIEQSEPLSPWRLVRITPTGVFGCLASGVVVAVLYSLLPLALSDVTPGQAALGTAEIGQRMALVVLGGMLLQYPIGRWSDSHDRQQVLIILSIAIVALAGLLMGPASEGIAQLVTLFMLGGAAFTLYPVAVSHAADRAPAGALVRMSQGLLLINAVGSTLSPPIVSLPMAGMGAMPGMALSLAVMGGVMLVFFVWRRVMRPAPQPMAPFETHASQTPLGTELAVGPELLEAAEEHLRDAGADDPLVEVTRELVADMPELITDASLDSLEEIEVKEEQSLHDQRALDEQAFDEHKLQKE; translated from the coding sequence ATGCCCCGTCATCTGCTGTTGATGTCCCTCGCTCCCTTGCTTGGCCTCGCGCTGCTGGGTATCGGCAACGCCATGCTGACTTCACTGGTACCGCTGCGCCTGTCGGCGTCAGGGGTCTCCAGTGAAGCGATCGGCCTTATCAGTTCTGCCTACTATCTGGGGCTTGGCCTCGGCGCACTGATTAATGACCGTCTGCTTCTGCGCATCGGCCACATTCGGGCATATGCCTGTTTTGCCTCGTTGGTTGCGGTGGCAGCGCTTGCCATGGGGCTGAGTGATCATCCTGTCGTGTGGTTCTTGCTGCGCATGATGATTGGCTGGGCACTGGTAGGCGTCTATCTGGTGATTGAAAGCTGGCTACTAAGCGCGTCAGATCCTGCGGTGCGTGGCCGCTTGTTGGCGTTATATATGATCGTCCTTTATGGCGCCAGCGTGCTGGGTCAGCTGTTATTGGGCGTCACGGCCATGTTGAGCCTGGAATCAGCGTTTATGCTGGTTGCCATGCTGGCGGCTGCCTCAGTCCTCCCCCTGGTATTGTTGCCACGTGTCTCGCCGTTGATCGAGCAGTCCGAGCCACTGAGTCCGTGGCGGCTGGTTCGTATCACGCCGACCGGCGTCTTCGGTTGTCTGGCATCGGGTGTAGTGGTGGCAGTGCTTTATAGCTTGCTGCCGTTGGCGCTGAGTGATGTGACCCCGGGTCAGGCCGCGCTGGGCACGGCAGAAATTGGGCAACGCATGGCGCTGGTCGTATTGGGCGGCATGTTGTTGCAATACCCTATCGGTCGCTGGTCGGACAGCCATGATCGTCAGCAGGTGTTGATCATCCTGTCGATCGCCATCGTGGCGTTGGCGGGTCTATTGATGGGGCCGGCGAGTGAGGGTATTGCACAGCTCGTGACACTGTTCATGCTGGGAGGCGCAGCCTTTACGCTCTATCCAGTGGCTGTCAGCCATGCGGCAGACCGTGCGCCCGCGGGTGCGCTGGTGCGCATGAGTCAGGGGCTGCTGTTGATCAATGCGGTTGGCTCGACGCTATCGCCGCCCATCGTCTCACTTCCGATGGCGGGTATGGGCGCGATGCCCGGCATGGCACTGAGTCTGGCCGTGATGGGCGGCGTGATGCTGGTCTTCTTCGTCTGGCGTCGTGTGATGCGTCCGGCACCGCAACCGATGGCACCCTTCGAGACACATGCTTCACAGACCCCGCTGGGGACTGAGCTTGCGGTTGGGCCTGAGTTGCTTGAAGCGGCAGAAGAGCATCTGCGCGATGCCGGGGCTGATGATCCACTGGTGGAGGTTACCCGGGAACTGGTCGCGGATATGCCGGAGCTGATTACCGACGCCTCACTGGACAGTCTTGAGGAGATCGAAGTCAAGGAGGAGCAATCGCTGCATGATCAGCGTGCACTTGATGAGCAGGCATTTGATGAGCACAAGCTTCAAAAGGAGTAG
- a CDS encoding class I SAM-dependent methyltransferase codes for MSSPNATVSLDGRLLVTSDRCCPLCGALNSEHELHLVQRRRPCPSTGQRPPADERDYLRCPECRLLYLAPSQRLDAQAEQAVYDQHENGPDDPRYRRFLSKLFLPMRERLAEGASGLDFGCGPGPALARMFEEAGHPIALYDLYYHPDPAPLARQHDFIVATEVIEHLYDPRTVFRQWLACLKPGGLLGVMTQPAFDDHEALMRWHYLRDPTHVCLFSPTTFQWLADEHGLEYQQVAPDCTIFRLPDSRY; via the coding sequence ATGTCATCCCCTAATGCTACTGTTTCCCTCGATGGCCGGCTGCTTGTGACGTCTGACCGTTGCTGTCCACTGTGTGGTGCCTTGAATAGCGAGCATGAGCTACATCTGGTTCAGCGTCGTAGACCGTGCCCCTCAACGGGACAGCGTCCCCCTGCCGATGAGCGAGATTACCTGCGTTGCCCAGAGTGTCGTTTGCTATATCTTGCGCCTTCGCAACGGCTGGATGCTCAGGCGGAGCAGGCCGTTTACGATCAGCATGAAAATGGGCCGGATGACCCACGCTATCGTCGCTTCTTGTCCAAACTCTTCTTGCCGATGCGTGAACGGCTCGCTGAAGGTGCCAGTGGACTGGATTTCGGCTGTGGTCCCGGGCCCGCGCTGGCACGAATGTTTGAAGAGGCTGGTCATCCAATAGCACTCTACGATCTCTATTATCATCCGGACCCTGCGCCACTCGCTCGCCAGCACGACTTTATCGTGGCTACCGAAGTCATTGAGCATCTCTATGATCCGCGAACGGTATTTCGCCAATGGCTAGCCTGTCTCAAGCCCGGTGGGCTGCTGGGGGTGATGACGCAACCCGCCTTTGATGATCATGAAGCGTTGATGCGCTGGCACTATCTGCGTGACCCCACTCATGTCTGCCTATTTAGCCCGACGACCTTCCAATGGCTAGCTGACGAGCATGGTCTGGAGTATCAGCAGGTCGCACCGGATTGCACTATTTTCCGCCTTCCTGACTCCCGGTACTGA
- a CDS encoding lysophospholipid acyltransferase family protein — translation MEKTLKRFEKAMEQRLLPVKANAVAWLWKRLSGLTTSQLWWMARPLARVVQLLNPRERRVTRKNLGQAFPELNKETRARLATDSLTHSTATMLELGRVWLGDEDAVRESILEVHGRNLLDEARAEGRGVIVLAPHFGNWEVLNFWLSSHFPFTAMYEPPKFTRLDPIIRHGRERMGASLVPTNSRGVAALLKALKRAEAIGILPDQEPGRGSGVFAEFYRRPAYTATLLPKLVARTDARVITGVAQRLESGHGFAIHFLAADEGVYDENETISARGVNASVEDAIALAPAQYQWEYKRWRKSPEEMAKQPDWREKRFYPREVSWLSLKGWRRQLKQRRRNTSED, via the coding sequence ATGGAAAAAACTCTCAAGCGTTTTGAAAAGGCGATGGAACAACGCCTTTTACCTGTCAAGGCCAATGCCGTGGCGTGGCTCTGGAAGCGGCTCTCCGGCCTGACGACATCCCAGCTATGGTGGATGGCGCGTCCGTTGGCACGTGTGGTGCAGCTGCTCAACCCTCGCGAACGCAGAGTCACGCGCAAGAACCTTGGTCAGGCATTCCCTGAACTGAATAAAGAGACGCGCGCAAGGCTTGCGACCGATAGCCTCACTCACTCCACGGCTACCATGCTGGAACTGGGCAGAGTGTGGCTCGGAGACGAAGATGCCGTACGTGAAAGCATCCTCGAAGTGCATGGCCGTAATCTACTCGATGAAGCACGCGCTGAAGGCCGTGGCGTGATTGTACTGGCGCCTCATTTCGGCAACTGGGAAGTTCTCAACTTCTGGCTCTCCAGCCACTTCCCGTTTACTGCCATGTACGAGCCGCCCAAGTTCACACGCCTTGATCCCATCATCCGCCATGGTCGCGAACGGATGGGTGCGAGCCTGGTACCGACCAACTCACGCGGTGTGGCGGCCTTGCTAAAGGCGCTCAAGCGCGCGGAAGCGATTGGCATTCTCCCGGATCAAGAGCCCGGACGAGGCAGTGGCGTGTTCGCAGAGTTCTATCGTCGCCCAGCCTATACCGCTACCTTGCTGCCCAAGCTGGTTGCGCGCACCGATGCACGCGTCATCACGGGCGTTGCTCAGCGCCTTGAGAGTGGTCATGGCTTTGCCATTCACTTCCTCGCGGCAGATGAGGGCGTATACGACGAGAATGAGACGATATCAGCGCGCGGTGTGAACGCCTCGGTAGAAGACGCGATCGCCTTGGCACCTGCGCAGTATCAATGGGAATACAAGCGCTGGCGCAAGAGCCCGGAAGAGATGGCCAAACAGCCGGACTGGCGCGAGAAGCGCTTCTATCCCCGCGAAGTCTCATGGCTGTCGCTCAAGGGCTGGCGTCGACAACTCAAGCAACGACGTCGTAATACCTCCGAAGACTGA
- a CDS encoding PQQ-dependent sugar dehydrogenase: protein MPAGIHKLNHTWPLANSLASGLLASGLLMSILLGTTTAIADTASPAVSFTLGTSDDVPKDAPPLKLPTGATLRFIAALDGPRMLHVTDQGELLIGSNAGQVYRGQLADNGRLSSLETLVTLPGYPHSVIVRDSTLYVATTDALLAADYAPRRRLSPQDFRHVIDIPGGGGHNSRTLSIGPNGALYLALGIQGNCSDQYLAGTLPRYPFSEQRGGVMRLDERLADQKNQPQWQPWASGLRNPVGLAWQTQQDGESRLLATNNGPDHWGYEHPHELLVAATEDSFHGMPWYQWKDGEPQRDDCINSTSPRPQQEIALPLAEIPARSAPMGIAVVPKGHPLASSMDVIIAIHGSWGTAPAGKAWGDPASRRAPRLLGIKLTRDSGGTGKQRQEQQPATLVPLLTGLQDNTSGERWIRPLDVAFGPDGSLYITSDAGASGLYRMTFQ, encoded by the coding sequence ATGCCAGCAGGTATCCATAAGCTCAACCACACGTGGCCACTCGCCAACTCACTGGCGAGTGGCTTGCTCGCAAGTGGTCTATTGATGAGCATCCTGCTGGGCACAACGACGGCCATAGCTGACACAGCCTCTCCCGCTGTCTCTTTCACACTAGGCACCAGCGATGATGTTCCCAAGGACGCACCGCCGCTAAAGCTCCCCACAGGAGCCACACTCCGCTTCATCGCGGCGCTTGATGGCCCGCGCATGCTGCATGTCACCGATCAAGGTGAGCTGCTGATCGGTTCCAACGCTGGTCAAGTATATCGCGGCCAACTTGCTGACAATGGTCGTCTTTCGTCGTTGGAAACACTGGTAACACTACCCGGCTATCCGCATTCAGTGATCGTGCGTGACTCTACATTATATGTCGCCACGACTGACGCATTGCTCGCAGCCGACTATGCACCTCGACGCAGACTCTCTCCGCAAGACTTTCGCCACGTGATCGATATCCCCGGAGGTGGCGGCCACAACTCGCGCACGCTTAGTATCGGGCCGAACGGTGCGCTCTATCTCGCATTGGGGATACAGGGCAACTGCTCGGATCAATATCTGGCCGGGACACTCCCCCGCTATCCTTTCAGTGAGCAACGAGGGGGTGTGATGCGTCTTGATGAACGGCTGGCAGATCAGAAGAATCAGCCTCAGTGGCAGCCCTGGGCGAGTGGCCTGCGCAACCCGGTAGGACTTGCCTGGCAAACACAGCAGGACGGTGAATCTCGCCTATTGGCCACGAACAATGGCCCTGATCACTGGGGATATGAGCACCCACATGAGCTGCTGGTCGCTGCCACCGAGGATAGCTTCCACGGCATGCCCTGGTATCAATGGAAAGACGGTGAGCCGCAGCGCGATGACTGCATCAATAGCACCTCACCACGTCCGCAGCAGGAGATAGCCTTGCCTTTGGCCGAGATACCAGCTCGCAGTGCGCCCATGGGGATAGCAGTAGTCCCTAAGGGGCATCCACTTGCCTCGAGCATGGACGTCATCATTGCCATTCATGGCAGCTGGGGAACGGCGCCTGCTGGCAAGGCCTGGGGGGACCCTGCCAGTCGACGAGCGCCACGCCTGTTGGGCATAAAGTTGACGCGTGATAGTGGTGGGACTGGAAAACAGAGGCAAGAGCAGCAGCCTGCCACCCTGGTACCACTATTGACAGGGCTTCAGGACAATACCAGTGGCGAACGTTGGATTCGTCCGCTGGATGTGGCATTTGGCCCGGACGGTAGCCTCTATATCACCTCCGATGCAGGTGCATCAGGCCTCTACCGCATGACTTTCCAATAG